The following coding sequences lie in one Desulfovibrio aminophilus DSM 12254 genomic window:
- a CDS encoding tetratricopeptide repeat protein: protein MSLLDFLRRGKNSTRFEFTPGPGEGETLPVQDTRAAIDELSQVVRNNPEAVEIYLALGSLYRSQGEIERAIQIRNNLIVRQGLDSKFRARAWFELGRDFRRGGFLDRAAHAFDQARNLMGDRPAILLEQALLAADGGEFERAADLYGRLGRPLPQAHYLVRRAQELTESGDAPQAGSFLRKAVKVYPASVEAWAEHLAMAYRDGSASQLKTSLRDALAKADPAMRFVFLEGLIESAAGARRDGGEAAPMSNSDLLQAVVPTLAEQEPDVLLYFYGARLLLQCGQRLEARSWLEKTLVLRPDFWLARLEVFRLTKDEQSFTPFFKEQLEFFMDKARRLRRFVCRSCGLKRDAVFYLCPRCRSWHSIAFRYDFSQ from the coding sequence TCCTTGCTCGACTTTCTGCGCCGCGGGAAAAATTCCACGCGGTTCGAGTTCACGCCTGGCCCGGGCGAGGGCGAAACCCTGCCGGTGCAGGACACCCGCGCGGCTATCGACGAACTCTCCCAGGTGGTGCGCAACAACCCGGAGGCGGTGGAGATATACCTCGCCCTGGGCAGCCTCTACCGTTCCCAAGGGGAGATTGAGCGGGCCATCCAGATCCGCAACAACCTCATCGTGCGTCAAGGCCTGGATTCGAAGTTCCGGGCCCGGGCCTGGTTCGAACTGGGCCGGGACTTCCGGCGCGGCGGATTCCTGGACCGCGCGGCGCATGCCTTCGATCAGGCCCGAAACCTCATGGGGGACCGTCCGGCCATTCTTCTGGAACAGGCCCTGCTGGCCGCCGACGGAGGCGAGTTCGAACGCGCCGCCGATCTCTACGGCCGCCTGGGCCGTCCCCTGCCCCAGGCCCACTACCTTGTGCGCCGGGCCCAGGAATTGACCGAAAGCGGGGATGCGCCCCAAGCGGGCAGCTTCCTGCGCAAGGCGGTGAAGGTCTACCCCGCTTCGGTGGAAGCCTGGGCCGAGCATCTCGCCATGGCCTACCGCGATGGTTCGGCCTCCCAGCTCAAGACCTCCTTGCGGGACGCCCTGGCCAAGGCGGACCCGGCCATGCGCTTCGTCTTTCTGGAGGGCTTGATCGAATCAGCCGCCGGAGCCCGTCGTGACGGGGGCGAGGCCGCGCCCATGTCCAACAGTGACCTGCTCCAAGCCGTGGTCCCGACCCTGGCCGAGCAGGAACCGGACGTGCTTCTCTACTTCTACGGAGCGCGTTTGCTGCTGCAATGCGGACAGCGTCTGGAGGCCCGCTCCTGGCTGGAGAAGACGCTCGTGCTGCGGCCGGACTTCTGGCTGGCCCGCCTGGAAGTCTTCCGACTGACCAAGGACGAGCAGAGCTTCACACCTTTTTTCAAGGAACAGCTGGAGTTCTTCATGGACAAGGCGCGGCGGCTGCGCCGCTTCGTCTGCCGCAGCTGCGGACTCAAGCGCGACGCCGTGTTCTATCTCTGCCCGCGTTGCCGCAGCTGGCACTCCATCGCCTTCCGCTACGACTTCAGCCAATAA
- a CDS encoding RsmE family RNA methyltransferase has product MARLNSFHLPPESWPTPGSGLPYLLEGAEARHLLKVLRTPPGERVRLFDGRGRDGLFVLERVEGGRAVLAPESLTERPEPADQLVLALGWNKSGRRDWLLEKAVELRALGLAFWRAARSQGDPPAAPKETWTEKMIQAAKQCGNSRLPEVHVLTGGVPGLIEFARTFERCYLFWENAEASLIPRPEDLGRGRVLAVLGPEGGLEPEEAARLLEAGFKPASLGDSILRWETAALLCMGLAHLGRRNEP; this is encoded by the coding sequence ATGGCCCGACTCAATTCCTTTCATCTCCCTCCGGAATCCTGGCCCACGCCGGGCTCCGGACTGCCATATCTTCTGGAGGGAGCCGAGGCCCGTCATCTGCTGAAGGTCCTGCGCACGCCACCGGGGGAACGGGTGCGTCTGTTTGACGGTCGCGGCCGGGACGGCCTCTTCGTGCTGGAGCGTGTGGAGGGCGGCCGTGCGGTGCTGGCCCCCGAATCCCTGACCGAACGGCCGGAACCCGCGGACCAGCTGGTCCTGGCTCTGGGTTGGAACAAGTCCGGCCGCCGGGACTGGCTGTTGGAAAAAGCCGTGGAGTTACGGGCCCTGGGGCTGGCCTTCTGGCGGGCCGCCCGCAGCCAGGGCGATCCCCCGGCCGCCCCGAAGGAAACCTGGACCGAGAAGATGATCCAGGCGGCCAAGCAGTGCGGCAATTCCCGGCTGCCGGAGGTGCATGTGCTCACCGGAGGCGTTCCGGGGCTCATCGAGTTTGCGCGGACCTTTGAGCGGTGCTATCTGTTCTGGGAGAACGCCGAAGCCTCGCTCATCCCCCGGCCCGAGGATCTCGGGCGTGGGCGTGTGCTGGCCGTGCTGGGCCCCGAGGGAGGCCTGGAGCCCGAGGAGGCCGCCCGCCTTCTGGAGGCCGGATTCAAGCCAGCCAGCTTGGGCGACAGCATCCTGCGCTGGGAAACCGCCGCCCTGCTCTGCATGGGCTTGGCCCACCTGGGGCGCCGGAACGAGCCATGA
- the lysA gene encoding diaminopimelate decarboxylase codes for MHHFEMRDGELFAEEVQVADLAAAHGTPLYVYSAATIRRHFDAFDSAFSGLDHLTCYSVKANSNVNVLRLMGEQGAGMDIVSGGELHRALTAGIPSGRIVYSGVGKRAEEIRAALEADILMFNVESLAELARINDIAGDMGRKARISFRINPDVDPKTHPYISTGMKKNKFGLDIEKSLEAYQLARDLPAIEPVGIDCHIGSQLTSINPFLEALDKILAFKARLDDMGLGIRHLDLGGGLGITYNEEEPPHPREFGEALTSRLKDMDLKVILEPGRVIVGNAGILVTQVVYLKETPSKRFVIVDAAMNDLIRPSLYNSYHRIGEVAAHDRPKAKVDVVGPICESGDFLARDRELPGLEQGEYLAVYSAGAYGFAMSSNYNSRPRAAEILVDGSTARVIRRRESYDDLVALEK; via the coding sequence ATGCACCATTTCGAGATGCGCGACGGAGAACTCTTCGCCGAGGAGGTCCAGGTCGCGGACTTGGCCGCGGCGCACGGCACTCCGCTCTACGTCTATTCGGCGGCCACCATCCGCCGCCACTTCGACGCCTTCGATTCGGCCTTCTCCGGTCTGGATCACCTGACCTGCTACTCGGTCAAGGCCAACTCCAACGTGAACGTCCTGCGGCTCATGGGCGAACAGGGAGCGGGCATGGACATCGTCTCCGGGGGCGAGCTGCATCGGGCGCTCACGGCCGGGATTCCCTCCGGGCGCATCGTCTATTCCGGCGTGGGCAAACGTGCCGAGGAGATCCGCGCGGCGCTTGAGGCGGACATCCTCATGTTCAACGTGGAGTCCCTGGCCGAGCTGGCGCGTATCAACGACATCGCCGGGGATATGGGCAGGAAGGCCCGGATCAGCTTCCGCATCAACCCGGACGTGGACCCCAAGACCCATCCCTACATCTCCACGGGCATGAAGAAGAACAAGTTCGGCCTGGACATCGAAAAATCCCTGGAGGCCTATCAGCTGGCCCGGGATCTGCCGGCCATCGAACCCGTGGGCATCGACTGCCACATCGGCTCGCAGCTCACGAGCATCAATCCCTTCCTGGAAGCCCTGGACAAGATCCTGGCCTTCAAGGCCCGTCTTGACGACATGGGTCTGGGCATCCGCCATCTGGACCTGGGCGGAGGCCTGGGCATCACCTACAACGAGGAAGAGCCGCCGCACCCGCGCGAGTTCGGCGAGGCGCTCACCTCCAGGCTCAAGGACATGGATCTGAAGGTGATCTTGGAGCCCGGGCGGGTCATCGTGGGCAACGCGGGCATCCTCGTGACCCAGGTGGTCTACCTCAAGGAGACCCCGAGCAAGCGCTTCGTCATCGTGGACGCGGCCATGAACGACCTCATCCGCCCCTCGCTCTACAACTCCTATCATCGCATCGGCGAGGTCGCGGCCCACGACCGGCCGAAAGCCAAGGTGGACGTGGTCGGCCCCATCTGCGAGTCCGGCGACTTCCTGGCCCGCGACCGCGAACTGCCTGGTCTGGAACAGGGCGAATACCTGGCTGTTTACTCCGCCGGCGCCTACGGCTTCGCCATGTCCTCCAACTACAACTCCCGTCCGCGCGCCGCCGAGATCCTGGTGGACGGTTCCACGGCCCGGGTGATCCGCCGCCGCGAGAGCTACGACGACCTGGTGGCCCTGGAAAAGTGA
- the mutS gene encoding DNA mismatch repair protein MutS: protein MFEQYLRIKEEYPDALLFYRMGDFYELFFDDAEVASRELSITLTSRNPNAEAKVPMCGVPHHAAEGYLAQLLDKGYRVAICDQVEDPKQAKGLVRREVTRVLTPGTVIEDANLPARDSNYLAALYWDEVHGAGGAAWADVSTGHWSGLSSTREPELWQWLVKIGARELLLPQGRRVPTAFADMGAQVTPLPERGAFDLDAARRNLLEAQGVADLDALGLSGKPELTRACGALLFYLRQTQKQDVSHLEDFRPLDLSHHLILDEVTERNLEIFRRLDGRSGSGTLVHVLDRTVTPLGARLLAGRLREPWRDPTGIGRCLDCVEFFFGRDAARAELRRALDEVHDLERLSTRVQLGRATPRDFAALRQSLLALPRVRQPLAAETGETPAELRGLLQSWDDMSDLAAHLDVALVDNPPLASSEGGLFKIGFNPELDDLIQLTEHGEARVRELFEQERTASGIPKLKLGFNKVFGYYFEVSKAHQGAVPESFIRRQTLVNCERYVTPRLKELEDRLLSASEERKALEYKLFLELRETLAQARTRFVFMAGALAGLDYWQGLAEAARLNAWTRPEIHDGLEIEIEGGRHPVVEAAQGAANYVPNDVRLDESRRILLITGPNMAGKSTVLRQTAVITLMAQIGSFVPAARARIGVADRIFSRVGASDNLAQGQSTFMVEMMETARILRQATRRSLVILDEIGRGTSTFDGLALAWAVAEDLARRAGGVRTLFATHYHELTSLEGKLPGLRNLNIAVREWKGEIVFLRRLVPGPADKSYGIEVARLAGVPRPVVERAREILANLEEKSQDARTRGTLLSRQSSLPGLDREVVPGPGEESPLAKALRDLDVDGLTPIQALTLLHQWKQTFKDGR, encoded by the coding sequence ATGTTCGAACAGTACCTCCGCATCAAGGAGGAGTATCCGGACGCCCTGCTTTTCTACCGTATGGGCGACTTCTACGAGCTGTTCTTCGACGACGCCGAAGTGGCCTCCCGTGAACTGTCCATCACTCTGACCTCGCGCAACCCCAACGCCGAGGCCAAGGTGCCTATGTGCGGGGTGCCGCACCACGCGGCCGAGGGCTATCTGGCCCAGCTCCTGGACAAGGGCTACCGCGTGGCCATCTGCGACCAGGTGGAGGACCCCAAGCAGGCCAAGGGGCTGGTGCGCCGCGAGGTGACCCGGGTGCTCACCCCCGGCACGGTCATCGAGGACGCCAACCTTCCCGCCCGGGACAGCAACTATCTGGCCGCGCTCTATTGGGACGAGGTCCACGGCGCTGGCGGCGCGGCCTGGGCGGATGTCTCCACCGGACACTGGAGCGGCCTTTCCTCCACCCGCGAACCGGAACTCTGGCAATGGCTGGTCAAGATCGGCGCGCGCGAGTTGCTTCTGCCCCAGGGGCGCCGGGTTCCCACGGCCTTCGCGGACATGGGGGCCCAGGTCACGCCTCTGCCCGAGCGCGGGGCCTTCGACCTGGACGCGGCCCGACGCAACCTGCTGGAGGCCCAGGGAGTGGCCGACCTGGACGCCCTGGGGCTCTCCGGCAAGCCGGAGCTGACCCGCGCCTGTGGAGCGCTGCTTTTCTACCTGCGCCAGACCCAGAAGCAGGACGTCTCCCACCTGGAGGACTTCCGCCCCCTGGACCTCTCGCACCATCTCATCCTGGACGAGGTCACGGAACGCAACCTGGAGATATTCCGCCGTCTGGACGGCCGTTCCGGGTCCGGCACCCTGGTGCATGTTCTGGATCGCACGGTCACGCCCCTGGGAGCCCGCCTCTTGGCCGGGCGCCTGCGCGAACCTTGGCGTGATCCGACGGGCATCGGCCGCTGCCTGGATTGCGTGGAGTTTTTCTTTGGCCGGGACGCCGCACGCGCGGAATTGCGCCGGGCCCTGGACGAGGTGCACGACCTGGAGCGCCTGTCCACCCGCGTCCAGCTCGGCCGGGCCACGCCCCGGGACTTCGCGGCCCTGCGTCAGAGCCTCCTGGCCCTGCCCCGGGTGCGCCAGCCCCTGGCCGCCGAGACCGGGGAAACCCCCGCCGAGTTACGCGGATTGCTGCAGTCCTGGGACGACATGAGCGATCTGGCCGCGCACCTGGACGTCGCACTGGTGGACAACCCGCCCCTGGCGTCGAGTGAGGGCGGGCTGTTCAAGATCGGCTTCAATCCCGAGTTGGACGACCTCATCCAGCTCACCGAGCACGGCGAGGCCCGGGTCCGGGAACTGTTCGAGCAGGAACGCACGGCCTCGGGCATCCCCAAGCTCAAGCTCGGCTTCAACAAGGTCTTCGGCTATTATTTCGAGGTCTCCAAGGCCCACCAGGGCGCGGTGCCGGAGTCCTTCATCCGTCGCCAGACCCTGGTCAACTGCGAGCGCTATGTGACGCCCCGCCTCAAGGAACTGGAAGATCGTCTTCTCTCGGCATCCGAAGAACGCAAGGCATTGGAGTACAAATTATTCCTTGAGCTGCGGGAAACCCTGGCCCAGGCCCGGACGCGCTTCGTCTTCATGGCCGGAGCTCTGGCCGGGCTGGACTATTGGCAGGGCCTGGCCGAGGCCGCGCGGCTCAACGCCTGGACCCGGCCGGAAATCCACGACGGACTGGAGATCGAGATCGAGGGCGGACGCCACCCCGTGGTCGAGGCGGCCCAGGGCGCGGCCAACTACGTGCCCAACGACGTGCGCCTGGACGAATCCCGGCGCATCCTGCTCATCACCGGCCCGAACATGGCGGGCAAGTCCACGGTGCTGCGCCAGACGGCCGTGATCACCCTCATGGCCCAGATCGGCTCCTTCGTCCCCGCCGCCCGGGCGCGCATCGGCGTGGCCGACCGCATCTTCTCCCGGGTGGGGGCCTCGGACAACCTGGCCCAGGGACAGAGCACGTTCATGGTCGAGATGATGGAGACCGCGCGCATCCTGCGCCAGGCCACACGACGCAGCCTAGTCATCCTGGACGAGATCGGCCGGGGTACGAGCACGTTCGACGGCCTGGCCCTGGCCTGGGCCGTGGCCGAGGATCTGGCCAGGCGGGCGGGCGGCGTGCGCACCCTCTTCGCCACCCATTATCACGAGTTGACCTCGTTGGAGGGCAAACTGCCTGGGTTGCGCAACCTGAACATCGCGGTGCGCGAATGGAAGGGCGAGATCGTCTTTCTGCGCCGCCTGGTGCCCGGCCCGGCGGACAAGAGTTATGGCATCGAGGTCGCCCGGCTGGCCGGGGTGCCTCGACCGGTGGTGGAAAGGGCGCGGGAAATTCTTGCGAACCTCGAGGAAAAATCGCAAGATGCCCGGACGCGGGGAACGCTCCTTTCCCGTCAGTCCAGCCTGCCCGGCCTGGACCGGGAAGTGGTCCCAGGGCCGGGGGAGGAATCGCCGCTGGCCAAGGCCCTGCGCGACCTGGACGTGGACGGCCTGACGCCCATCCAGGCCCTGACCCTGCTCCATCAATGGAAACAGACGTTCAAGGACGGCCGATGA